AGCGCGGGGCGCGTCGCTTACCGCTATTGTTGTTGTTCCTGCCGCTGGTCAGTTGTCCCCTCACCCTGTGTTTCTCTTTGCCCGGCACATGGAAGCTGGAAGGTGCTGCGCTCCCACTACTCGCAGGCCCAGGACAAACACACCCGAGCTCTCGGCGCCCAACAGGtacagctcagctctgcccgCCCGGCTGGGCCGGGGCTGCAGCGGGGACGCTCTGCCCCGGAGCCGCAGCTCAGCCGAATGAGTGGCACACCTTGCCTCTCCTCGTTTAAATAACTGTGACCTTCCTCCGGAAGCTGCACTCAGTTGATGGTTTCCAGTCACGTTCTGTGGCTGTGTGGAGAAGTCGTGGGCACGGAGTTTTTGTCACTGCGCTACGCTGTTTACTATAAGACAGTTAAATAGTATTTAAGCTACTGTTTGTGATCTATGCCAGGCTGGTTTTAAAGGGGATATTGCAGTCTGGCTGTATGGCCAAAACTGATACTTAATATTTTAGTTAGTTCAGCTGAcgaaactttatttttcaacttCAGGTGGATTGGGCTATACTGTTTAGGTTTGGATCTTTAACCTGTTTTCATTGtcttctgttttaaattgaTGTCTTTAAATTTAACACAAGCTTTTGAATTAATGTGACTCATTAATATACTTGTGAGGAAAAACGACCTGTTGGCTAAAGCAGGTTGGAAGAGTAGAGTGGCGCCAAACAAGTGGAGGTGGGCAGGGAGGGTTTATTCAGTTGGTGCATTTGCAATGTGGAATCTTGGCCTGCGGTAAATGGGCTTTTACTGTGGTAAAATGATGGTGgtgttattattatttccttgtGTGTTCTGCCCTTTGGGTGCAGAATTCCTGTTGAGTGCAGTAAGCtgcttcagctggagctgcccccgcagctggcaggggctgtgccacagccagggcatggcagcaggagccacaAGGGCCACTCAAAGGGCTGATGAATTCCTGCTCAGATTCTCCTGTGTGAGGTGTTTTTGCCATAACTGCTGGTGTGGGAAGGAAACGTGGGTGTGTTGGGAAGTACCATGGTGAGGAGAGTAGGTGAGTAACATTGAGCTTTAGGTTAAGGTCTGAGTCTTCCCATCTGTGAGAAGCTGTATTTGAAGTGCATCAGGGTGGCAGACCTTGGATgatctcttcctcttttttatttgattctCAGAAACAAGAATCAAACTTTGCTGCAAAGGACTGGTGTGAAGATGCAGATGACTGGGGAGCCTGTGATGGAGCAGAGGCTCCTACATGTGCTTCCCTTGAGCTGCTTGGCCTAAAGGAAGCTGTGAGCAGTGAGGTGGAGTGtgcatcccagctccagcagctccacctgTCAGAGCCTGCCCATGGCCCGGGTGCCCAGGACAGCCATCCTGCAGCCAGTGAGGACATGGTGATGGCAGTGGCTGGTTCAGCTCCTGTGTTTCAGCCCTTCTACATTAATGTTGTGGATGAGGAAGACTACATGGGTTTCCTTGATACAGATCATGCAGATAAGCTACTGAAGGAGTATCAGCAGAGAGAGTGTGTTGACTTGGAACAGATGATGTCAGAAAGGTGAGAACAGGTCTGGATTTCATGGTGAAACAGAAGGAATTGTGTGTTTTCCTGTCTGCTGACTGAGAATCTAAATGGGCCTCTCACTAAACCTGAATGATGTTGTCTGGAAGCTCCTTTAGGAACCGTTGGGGTGCTGTGCAGGAAGGACAGAAGagtgtgcccagagctgccaaaTCTGCAGTTATTCAAAGATGGTTTCAGCTCAGCTGTTTCTGAGGGACTGAGCAGTGTTCATGGGCTCCAGGTGGTGCAATGGACGGTTAATCTCTGATACAAGATCTGTGCCAAATAGCATGACTTTATATCGTGACATTTCacccttttttctttacagGGCTAAAGCTTTTCTTACATTTCAGTTGCATTTTAGGGAGTTTAATTTTTTAGGCATTTTGGCTAGAGAGCTGGCTGAGTGCAAGACACCTGAAGGTTTAGTAAAGGTTGCCTGAAGAACAGTTGTTGAGCGTggttactgaaaatattttcctagtaaaatatttaacttaGGGGGTCACAGTGAGGACTTTCAGCCACTTGTGCCTGGATTGTGGACAGCATTGAATTTGTTTCTAGCTAAAGCTGCTGTCAGCTGCGGAATCTGCATAGAAGGCTTCTCAGCAGTGGTGGTCCTGCTGATTTTGGATGACCTTTATAAAACTGTAGGACTTTAACTATGCTCGATTCAAAATTGAAAAAGACAACATCATAATTATAAAGGCACAGAAATGTTTGAGAAGTTATTATGGTTTTTGATGGAATACAGCAGGTATCTGGCGGATTTGAGTCCCATGTGATAGTTGCAAACACTGTTAGTAATTGTAAGTCACCAGAAACCAAAGAACTAGTAGCAAAATGTTCACTTGCAATCTCTAACAGGAATTTTCTCTTAgcttgtatatatttttttcatgtatttaggATAATTTGTGTTTATAGTAactatttcttatttaaaacatttatgtCATATTGAAAACCTTACTGGACagtttgtttcttgttttcataCAGTTATGCACGTGAAGATGGTAATGAAAAATACGAGAAGAGTGAAGTCAAAAACTGGGACCATACATTCCATAAATTCATGAAAAGAATATCTGTATGTCCTGAACAGATTCTAAGGTATGTTGATAATCTGGTTGTAACAGGGAGATACAAATCATTGGCATGGATGGTTGATacatcaaaataaattctttaattGGAAATATGTCTTTGAAACCTCACTGAAATCCAGGCACAGAGGTTTCCAAGACACAGTGTTGAGGTGTAAGTGTAACACAGTGGTATGCTTTTTTGATACATTTCCAAGGCTATCTGCACCTCTGTAATTTTGTGATCTATTTGGAATTTCTAATGTCTGTCCTGCAAggaatttcttattttaaagccccagggctgcaggtcATTGTGGCTCAGCACTCAGCAGTCTTCAGGTCTTGTAAATCTGCTGGTTTTCCTAGAGCAGAAGCAGGTGTAACCTCAGAGTAGCTGCTCTTCCTGAGAGAGGAGTTAATTCTGGATGGGAGTATAGCAAAGAGTAAATCATAAGTCATTCATAGTACCAGAAAATACAGGTTTTAATGGATCACACCAACTGTTCCAGGGGGTCCATTGCTGCCTGTCTGGTCAGGCTGTCTCAGTGCAGTGACAGGGCTTTTATTCACCAATTTTCTGGTACTAGGTGGAACTAACTGGGCCCTTTTTGATGAGGAGTTAAAAGTCCGAGTGGCTGCTtagacagaaaagaaacatgagAAACTTTCATTAATTGTCAAAGGTTATACAGGAGATTTTCTCAAGCAGAGTGCAAGTAGCATTTTCAGACAGCTTTTCACTGGATCTGTCACTTTGCAGTATTGTGCTCTTTTGAATTTGCCATTCCTCTAAAATATCAGCTTTGGTgctccctgggctgtccctggtTACAGTCTTTCCCTGGCCTCCCTTTGCCCTCCCTGGGGACTCTCAGTGTGCTCTTAGACTCCCATttcccctgcctgcagagcacagaatcTCCTGCTTGGCAGTCAGTGGAAACCATCCTTGGTCTTTGTTTCTTGCTGGCTGTGAAGCTCTGATAGCTCTTACAAATTAACCATCACTTCTGAGCCATGGCTACAGTGGTTTTGGGACCAATTTGGTGTTAAATCttgtttaattttatcttttattgcTACCGTTTAGGATTCCATTTTTCAGGAAAGTGTAGTTTActtaatgaaattattctgGTACAGCATATTTTGGAGGTGTCCATTCAAAGCATTTGTCTCCTCTAAATCCAGCTCTTTCCTTAAGATTTTCCAAGCATTAACCTACCAAGTTAACCTACCCTCcctgtctttattttttggTTCATGACTCCTTTGAAGCTTCTGACTCACAACCATGTTTTTTACTTGAAGCAGGTTCAGATATTTCAGCAACTCCTGAACACTGTTGCCGACACGTAAGATTTCCTATCaaatttagatattttaaaagtgataATTTCTTCCTCCCTGTCTTCTCTCAGATACTCTTGGGGTGGCCAGCCTTTATTCATCACATGTCCTCCAGCCAACCTGGACCAGGCTATTCCAGCCTGCAGTACCTGTGGAAGCAGCAGAGTGTTTGAGTTCCAGCTGATGCCCACACTGGTCAGCATGCTCCAGAGTGACTCAGGTGCTTGGCTTGCCTGAATCAATATTTCTAACAGTCTCCTTTTTGGGAAAGTGCAGTGAACTGCAATTTGAGTTGTTTCCAGCTACCCACACGTGCTTAACCACAGTTCAAAGAATCTGCTGTCTCCATTACAGATTTCAGTGACCAAAGGGAGAATTCTTCTTCATGGAGACTCTCTGATTACAGCTTGAGTTGTTTACTAGTGAACTTTAATAACTGCAGTAGGGATAATTCCATGGCCATGGGAGTATTTGTCTTTATTGCCTCTTAAAGGAGGCCTTGAAAgataataaatgctgtgagataaGATTGCAGACACTTAAAAATCCCTTTGAAAATTCTGATTGGCCTTTAAAATGTTTAACGTTAGAAAATGCTGTGTACAGAGGAGACTGAATTAATTTGTGCAAAGACTGAAGTCTAGTGGTAAGCACTAATCCCTGATTATGTCACTTTTCATACCCTTATGTACctgtgttgctttgtttttagaTCTGTCAGTGGAATTTGGAACTGTTATAGTTTACACATGTGAGAGAAGCTGTTGGCCGACAAATCATCAAACTCCTcttgaagaatttctttttgtaCAAGAAGACCCAGATcagagattttttaaataaattgtatttctctgTGTAGATCAAAAGTCTGgggtgttttggtttcttttactACTAGTGTGTAATTACATAACAGAATTTTCCTCAGATGcggtaaaaaattaaatttgtttgaTGTCATTGTGCTTATTTCCAAGAATAACTGATTGAAAGATAGTAGCATGCCTCTGAAATGTGGTGGCAAAATTTGCATACTTTGGTTACACATGGAAACTGAAGTGTAGAGATTGTTTCACAGCTCTAGTTACTCTTAGCgtttgggaaagaaataaaggagaaaaccTTTCCTATATACTATTAGTATCCATTAGCCACTTAGAATGCAGTTTTTAGAGTTCTCCCTTAGCAGTGGAGAACTAACTGCCAGCCTGATTTTAGAAAGCAATTCTGCTTTGATTTGTCCTCAGATTGGAAATCAGGAGGGGAGTGGCTGAAGGGccttgctgtccctgcagccttccAACATGAagctttcctgtgtttttccagtGAAAGAAAGATTCCATTTGCGTGGTAGAATGAGCTGTGGCAGTGCCATGGGTTTGTGTGGGGAGAAGGTGCAGGGGTGAGTTAACCCTTGTGTTCTCACAGGTGCAGGGGGATTGTGCAGCCTTAGTTAAAACTATCTGCATTCTCCTGTGCCTTCCCTGTTGCCTTAGGCTGAACTGCAGTATCTTCACGGcttgaaggaaaataatttgagttGCCTTAGAGCATTCTGTACAGGTTTAATGCTGCAACATAAATTGATGCACTAAAAGTGTGGATTTCAAATAAGGGAGGTGGACAGGAGAGGAAATGACACATGAGCGATGGAATGCGGgcaaaactgtgtttttaaggAAGTACTGTAGCTTATCATGTCAACTTCTGGAGGCAAGTTAGTTCACTTAGGTGaagtcataaaaataaatataaaaaataaaaatacattataaataaatatattaaaaataccataGAATATACTGAGTTGGAGGGGACCCATCAGGATCTTTGAGACTTGGCCCTGCTCAGGACACCGCATAACTCCCACCGTGTGCTTGGGAACATTGTCCAAATCCTACTTGAGCTCTCTttgtaataatattttattataaaaaaatcctaaacatATAGAtatattaaatatgtatatttgAACTATAAGTGTATTAAAAATTAGCACAACAACTAAGAATCTCCTGTTGCACCCGGGGTGCGCGGCCTGTCCGGCGGCAGCGGGGCTCGAACCCGCGGCTctccggccccgccccgccgcggctTTCCCGGGCAGCGCGGGGCCCTCCgggccggcagggggcgctgcgcgggcgcgggcggcgctCTGCCCCGGCGGGCCCGTGAGGAGgcgcgcggagccgccgccgtGTCCGTCATGGCGGCGGCGCTGTCGGGGCCGCTGCGCCCCGAGCTGGCCCAGGCCGTGTCCCAGGCGCGGGTCCTGGTGGTGGGGGCCGGCGGCATCGGCTGCGAGCTGCTCAAGAACCTGGTGCTCACCGGCTTCAGCAGCATTTACGTGGTGCGGGTCGATGCCGGGGAGGGGGCCGGGGCGctccggggcgggcggggggagGCCGAGCCCGGGGCCGCGGGTGCCGCTCGGCGGAGGCGCGGtgccggcggggccgctccgccgccgcggTGTGCGCGCGGTTTTAGAGCGCCCCGGCCCGCCAAagccgccgcggggccgccgggccggggcgccACAAAGGGGCCGAGGCCTGCGCGCCATCGCCGCCCCCCCTCAGCCCGGGCTCCCGCCGGGCGCGGGAGCTCCTCCTTCCCCCGCCGAGGTCAGGCCGCCTTCCTGGCAAGGCCGTGCATCTCCGCGAGCCCGCGGATGGAACCGCCCGGGAGGCCGCGCTGTGCCGCGCTTGCTGCCCGGCGATATCCTGAAAGTCTTTAGTTTTGCCGAGTGCCGCCTTTGCCCGTGCTGGGGGTGATGGGCCGGTGATGAATTGCAGGAGAAACCCCCGGGAGAGGTGAACTGTGCTTTCAGAGCCCGGGCTGTAAAGCCGTCAGTGCGGGCGCTTCCCGCGGGCTCGTGCTTTCACTTTTGCTTCCAGATATTAATCTGTGAATGCGTACGGGAGGGGCAGATGTGAGAGAGCAGTAATGAAAAAGAGATAGAGAGAAATACTGTTGGTGAAACTATGATTGCCTGGTGTCCAGACCCTTATTGGCTTCTTATTGTAGTAAAGAAGAGCATATGGTTTTAAATCCAGCTAGAGCATAGGTCTGTTTCCTTCAGTACCTTTTTACTGGCGTGCCCGGGAGTCCCATCTGAGAGTTTTGAGTGACAGGTTGTGAGGAGTTTGGGTCTGCAGTCAGACttgtggagcagagcagctcataTCTAAAATCGTATCAGCTTCTAGAAGAAAACAGTTACTGGTTTCCCTTGTTATTCTTACAGCTTGGGCTTTCCTACTGGAATGCTTTTTAAACTTGTAGAATATGTTTAAttccaaattttccttttggtttgAGAGCTATCCAATTTGAACATTGCATCAGGGAAATAAATAACTGCAGAGGAGTGGAAGCCTTTTCTGCACTGttgctctcttttttcccccctactTTGCTGTGTCAGTTATGTATTCCTGCAGTCCATTATAGCAGAGCTTAAAGCTCCTGATTTTCCACTTAGTCATTAGGCATAAATCTCATCGGGGTGTGCTTATTGTTTCCCTTGTTATAGTTTGGGGGTTGGCTTTGCCTTTCCAGGATGACTTGGGGGAGCTCCATTAACTTCAATACATGTTGGGTCTATCTTCATATGACAGTTGGCAGTTGCTGGCAGTGTTTTATGCAAGACATAATGTTTTGATAACATAGGGAACAGGTGGGTACAAGACACGGTGAGAGCAAAAGAAGACTTGTTACACAAAGAGGGAATTTGCTATTTAcagaataaattgcttttttcaACATTTGTGATATTGTTGCATTTTCCTCGGTTATTAAATATTAACAAACTTGAACgtctgaaaatactttttataaGTAAGTtgtgatttctttaaaataatatgaatactaaaataaaatcagtagtTTTGAATACCAGACAACTAACTAATATGACTTATGTATAGTGTTGAAAGGCATACCCTTGCCCTATGAATGAAGAACAAAACTATGTTTTTTCAGGATCCAGGTCTGAATTAAGAACATGAGTAAATGTTGTTAAGCTATGATGCCTTTTCTTCCAGGTTACCAAAATGGGAACAGTGTAGTTGTCTGATAAGTGAGCTGTTAAATTCTCATCATTCTTAGGTAGACTGAAGCTTCTGTTGAGGTCTAGTGGTTTCAGGTTTTCTCTCTGGAGAACTCTCTTTGCTCCCTTTAATGCTGTAATTCTTGttctcagcaggagctgatgtTGCTTGTCATCCTCTCCAGTTGAAATAGTCAAAGCTTTCTAGGTAGTGAAGGTTTTAACAGAGTTTTGCACTTTATTGTTTTCCCTTTAAGTTCTTGGGCTTTCTGGCTTTGGACTGAGCAAGCTTTCTGTGTGTCTTTTGAGGAAGGAACAGAGGTAGAAATGTGAATGATGCAAATACTATTTTCATGAAAAGAGACAAGGCCATGGGTAGTTACTGTGATACAGTGGTAGGAATGTTTAACAGCTctataatatattttcaaaatgttgtatcttttgtttgctttatatccactggtgtttttttttaactgtttaaataaaattctgtagCTATTGCAGTTTTTAGTATGTTAAAACTTAGTCCTTCAATTGAAAATATTCCCTTCAGAAAAGAGGTGATTAATCCTGGGGTTTAGATCTCTCATGCAGAGGATGTTCACTGAGTGTGTACCATGCTTTTTTTCGTAATTCAGGTTTGGTTAATGAAGTCAGAAGCGTGTGACAACACTCTGAGTACATCACATTTAAACTTCACACTGCACAGTCAGTCTGAGAGTGCTCTCTGAGCAGCTGAAcgtgctgctgtgctgagtaTTTCACATTAcctgggggaatttgggagaaatatttaatatatctCTGAAATAGCTCAGAAAAACTCTCACTCTCCTCATTAAAATGTTAAAGACAGGAGAAGACTTCTAAGAAGAGTTGTTGATCAAAGAAACTTTAATTGCACAAAAAGTAGTGGTAACAAAGCTAGGAATAAATGTCAAAGTTGTGGTTAAATCTTGTTAATTCTTGTGGGGGCTAAAGATATTGGAATTTAGGCTATGACTGtgtatataataataaatagaaaCAGCTGTTAGGGGAATTGCAGTCATGGCATCctttgtgctctgtgctgtatgtttttaaacattttgattGTGTGATTGGATTTCTGTTTTTATCAGTGGACTTGACAATTTGTTAATGTGCACTTAGGCAGTTAGTCCTGGGGACAGGCAGTAAAAGCTTTTTCCCTGCAATGTGTGTGTAAGATGGCTGTGCAGCCCTTGATTTACTGATTCAGGTGCTTAAAGCCATGCTCTGTAAAGTGGAAGGACCAGTTGGTTTGgagcagcctttcctgggcCTGGGGGAAGCAGGAGCCAGGGCTCAGGGTGGGCGGTGCAGGGAGAGGCTGGCTGGACCTGTCTCGATggatttctgcattttcccaCCTGAGCTTGTGCTGTGCTCCTCAGGAACTGCTGCTAAAATCTTCATCCTGCGCAAGCAGGAGCATTGGTGTTGACTTTCTGCTCACTGCTGTGGGGGTGCATTTTCACCAGGGGCTCTCTGCAGAAAGTTTGTTCTCATGTAGCCCTGCACTTTTGTCATGGTCAGCAATCATTGATAACGTGTGGATTCCTGAAGATAATTAGGTGACCACTTGTGCCTCTTCAGTTGCTGTAGGTCTGATGTGACACCTGAAAGGTCCAAGAAGGGGTCTGTAAAGTTTCTGCATTTTGGCCAACTGTCTTTTCTTCAAACTGTGTTaatggttttgttcctttttttcctgtgaaagtAAAATGCCTCTCTTGTGTGTTTATAGATTGATTTGGATACTATTGATGTCAGCAATCTCAACAGACAGtttctgtttcagaagaaaCATGTTGGAAGATCAAAGTCACAGGTGAGGAAAAAGTCAAAGCTCAAGCCTCATTACTCAGTATTATTTTATGGATAGTGCTAGAAGCATgtcacaatttattttctgctgggAGGAGGTAAGTGTTGGTTGGCTGATCATGGCTATCCACAACATTTCAttattaaagtatttaaatCTCTTAAGGTAGTCAACTTACTCGATACACAGCTGGTATCAAGTCTGTctttcagaaggaaggaagaaataataagtcttttttttgttttcttttttttttgttttgtttctaggTTGCCAAGGAAAGCGTGTTACAGTTTTGTCCAGAAGCTAATATTATAGCTTACCATGATAGCATCATGAAGTATGTTTGGTTTTAAGCTCTAATTACATGTTTGATTTGCAAGTACTGTGTTATTTAAATGCTATAATGGTGTGCTTTAAGGTATTTTACAAAGCTTCCTCAGTAAGGAGAAGTAGCTGTAAATGTGAACTACCACACACTTGAGTGGGAGTGTGGCTTTTGCATGGGTTTTAAGCTCTGGTAGTAAGCTGTAGTTATTTGTTTGtgtctgtttttcattttattggCAACATTTGCCATATGACTTTCTACTCTGTAAGGATGTCCTCATGTCTTGAGCAATAATTAAATTAAGAGACATGTGGCTCTTGagtctgtgatttaaaaaattaagtcttttgtgtgtgtggaggTAACTGTCATTTATATATGCCCCAAGCTGTTGAAATTTAGTCTTTATGATCTGCAACCAATGAGTAAGTAGAGTACAAGATTATGTAGAGTTCCATTAGCAGTTCCCcatgttttcatttatatttgCCCCAAtctaaaaaaatgaatattctGTACCATGGAGGTTTGAATTCTGATGTTGCTATTAGCCAGTGAAACACTGACTCACTGCATCCTCCTCCTGAAACTGTTAATCctgtttcctcttttctctctcttcttctccaCCTTCTTCTTTAAGTCAGAAGAATGCAACATAAAGATAACTGAAGTGTCAGGATTTAAGGTCCCATGTGCTGGCTCCTCAGGGTATGGCCACACAGTCAAACCAATGGAGCTATCACAGCACAATGAATTACGCACAGTCTGATGAGCTGTGGTAATTACAGTGTGCATGTTTTAGCTACAGCTGATGGTTTTTAAGGTCAGTTACCGCAGCTCAGCCAATTTGCTCATTAGGTCAGAGTAGTTTAATCACTTTCCCTTGTCTGCCCGTTTCATTGGTCAAATTAGTA
This Vidua chalybeata isolate OUT-0048 chromosome 11, bVidCha1 merged haplotype, whole genome shotgun sequence DNA region includes the following protein-coding sequences:
- the PDCD2L gene encoding programmed cell death protein 2-like, whose protein sequence is MAGGPPVLLGLRDAAMAGPGPAGPLPAWATNKLGGTADWVPAVRAGPPRCARCGRALLLLVQVYCPLERGPAHRALHVFACAAPRCPGAARSWKVLRSHYSQAQDKHTRALGAQQKQESNFAAKDWCEDADDWGACDGAEAPTCASLELLGLKEAVSSEVECASQLQQLHLSEPAHGPGAQDSHPAASEDMVMAVAGSAPVFQPFYINVVDEEDYMGFLDTDHADKLLKEYQQRECVDLEQMMSESYAREDGNEKYEKSEVKNWDHTFHKFMKRISVCPEQILRYSWGGQPLFITCPPANLDQAIPACSTCGSSRVFEFQLMPTLVSMLQSDSDLSVEFGTVIVYTCERSCWPTNHQTPLEEFLFVQEDPDQRFFK